The following nucleotide sequence is from Zea mays cultivar B73 chromosome 1, Zm-B73-REFERENCE-NAM-5.0, whole genome shotgun sequence.
ctcagctggtaacccccatcagcacaaagctgcaaaggcctgatgggtgcgattaagtcaaggatcggtccattcgagggacgcgatcacgcctcgcccgagcccagcctcgggcaaaggcagccgaccccggaggatttacgtctcgcccgaggaccccctccagcaacagacacaccttcggctcgcccgaggcccagtcttcaccaagaagcaaccttggccaaatcaccacgccaaccgaccgaatcgcaggggcatttaatgcaaaggtggcctgacacctttatcctgacgcgcgccctccagtcgacagggccgaagtgaccgtagtcacttcgccgctccactgactggcctgacaagaggacagcgccgcctgcgccgctctgactgctgtgccactcgacagagtgaggctgacagcagccaagtccagcctcaggcgccataggaaactccactccgcccgaccccagggctcggacacgggctcagccccggaagacgacgaactccgcttcgcccgaccccagggctcggacacgggctcaaccccggaagacgacgaactccgcttcgcccgaccccagggctcggacacgggctcagccccggaagacgacgaactccgcttcgcccgaccccagggctcggactcgggctcagccccggaagacgacgaactccgcttcgcccgaccccagggctcggactcgggctcagccccggaagatgacgaactccgcttcgcccaaccccagggctcggactcagccctggcctcagccgacagtctccgcctcgcccgacccaggggctcggactcgacctcggccttggaagacagactcgacctcgacctcggaggagcctccacctcgcccaacccagggctcggaccgaccacgtcaaaggaggcgccatcattaccctaccccaagccgactcaggctacggggaacaagaccggcgtcccatctggctcgctccgctaaacaagtaatgatggcgccccgcacgctccatgacgacggcgactcttagcccccttacggaagcaagaggacgtcagcaaggactcgacagcctcaacagctgtccttccgccaggctccagcgctcctccgacggccacgacaccacacgaaccgggtgccaaaacccctccggctgccacgatggcatgtacttagggcactagctctcctccgctagacacgttagcacactgctacacccccattgtacacctggatcctttccttacgcctataaaaggaaggtccagggccctctcacagagggttggccgcgcagggaaggacgggacggcgctcgcgtaaggccgctcgctccctcccgcgtggacgcttgtaaccccctactgcaagcgcacccgacctgggcgcgggacaaacacgaaggccgcgggtttcacctctcacgcctgtctccctccggcttcttcccccccttcgcgctccgtctcgcgccgacccatctgggctggggcacgcggcgacaatttactcgtcggtctagggactccccgggttcgaaacgccgatagaTCCAGTAACCATTTCGCTCTTATTTTGTTGGAATGGGGCCACTCTATTctgtcccacttctcaaccaaacacacccttagaatCTTTCTAAATTTACTGCGCTTACAAGTTACAGCAAGACAGTACCACTAAGGTGCCATTTGATACACAAAATGTAacataaatagtaacggtaatgaTTCACACTCGATTACTAACGGTAACAAGTTTAAATATAATGATATCAATTTATGGTGTGGTATCTAATTATGGTTAAATTTAACCGAACATGGTTTAAAGTTATCAGTTTCCAtttacgttacaaatatgtgaaccaaacaataGCTAAGTCCCCACTCCCCATTTCAATCCAGTGACTCGATAATGAATTGATACCCATAGGTCTAGCATTAGAGACATGGAGCGACTCAATAACGAACTGATACTCATAGATCTAGCATTAGAGAGATTGGGAGAGAGGAACTTGCCAATATACCTTTTGGTCCAATGTTGAGGCCGGCGACGTTGGCTAATACAGTGACGACGTTAGGTGGTGGCGCTGCCTTTGTTCGTCTCCCTCGGCCCCATCGTTGCATGGTGCTAAAGGGGCATTGGGATCGACGGAGGCCATTAGGGTTAATCCAGTCACTAGAGTAATGCAAAAGAGTTTATGGCTAACTATGACACACTTCGTCTAAGATTAGTAGTTTGAACTGAAGAACTCAATCTTAAGGAAGAAAAAAGTTAGATAAAGTATGACAAATTAAACAGCGAATCAAACAGAGGCTCAAGTCATTTCTGAGCTATGGCGGCCAAAGGTTTAGCGAAGGCAGAATGCAATGGCGCTTATTAATATGACTTCTTGAGACACAACCAGAAAACAGTTTGCGCCCCAGCCGACGCGAATCTAACGGAAGGAGGAAACGAGATAGATTCCAACTCGGTTATCGGACCGAGTCATTCCTAACATTTAGATTATCTTCACCATCAACAGTACATACGATAATAAGAGATCACATCGTTTGACAAGGGAATAATCTGGCTTTGAGATTGATCGGAATCGTCATTCTCCACATCAAGATATGTTTTTAACATGGCCAATGCATATGGTTTGACTTTGTTTCGATCAAAATACATCTCAGTTTCACAGCAGCAAGCATGCTCAGTGTTACAATCAGAAATGTGCATCCAAATAAAAGCGAAGATGTTGCAGCAAAGCTAGTGTAGATGTCCATCTCCATAGGCAACCACAAAACAACCAACTCCAACGTGAtgctgtatatatatatatatgatgatCTGACAACGATGTATATATGCATCTAGATTGACGGCTAGAGAACTAGAAGTAAACGAATTCTACAACTTAATAACAATAACAAGAACTGCATTGCATTCCAAGTTTCCAACGTCTGAGAATTGTATGTTAAGGACATAGATGGACTTCTGGGCTTCTGGCAGACATTCAAAGCTAGCTACCAGATACCAAAATCATCCGCTGCGAAATGGTGTACCAAAAGCGCCAACGGATTCAACTACTTCAGAATCTACCTTGAAACTTAGGATGCATAGCTACTGGAAGTGGAAACTATGAACTAGTAGCATTTTTCCAAGACCGCTTGATAATACAAGTCGatccagaaaaaatcaccaagtgcAGTTTGCTGCTTAGATGAAGGTCTACGCTGAGTTGCCAAGCATGGCAACCAACTCCACCATAACAGAGGGGCAGCTGCTGCTCAGATGCTTAAAGGCGTCGCTGGAGGCGACTGCCCTCAAATTTGCAGGAGATCTGAGAAAATGGAGGCACACCTTCTTCAGTCCAGGGCAGCGGTGTTGCTCAGCTAGCGTCAGGATGATTGCTACCGTGCCCACATGGATGCACTCAGACAGCTTCTTTTCACATAGCGATTTCAGCCTCTCCAAGTTGTATTTGTCTGCAGCGACCAGTAGGTGCTGACACAGAACGTCTTCATCGTCGCCGCCTACGTCTCCGTCTTCAGATTGATTCATCGTCGTTGCCATTGTCTTTGGGAATAGTAAATCGGTGTAAAGGAAGTAGAGCAATGCCTTGAACGCCCGAGGTTCCATGTCCTCTATGCGCACCACGCCTCCGGTGTGGCCCTCTTTCATCGCACCAAAGAGCTCTGCAGTGAAGACAGGAGAGCGGGCTGCGAGCACGCACCGGTGCGCTGCGAACGTCTCACCGGCGACGTCAAACACCACATCGGCGCCCTTCTGGGTCAGCAGGAGACTGCCGAGGTGCTGGTGCAGGTCAGATGGTTGCACGGAAATCATAGCTGCTGCAGCAGCGGCTTCCGGCGCCTTCTCCACGCGGACATCGTTGAAGCGCACGGCCACATCGCATCTGATGGAAAAAGAATCGTCCACGAGATGCTTCGACTCTTCCAAATCTTTCCTTTTGATGAACTTGGCGTACCCCCAACCTTGCTTTTCGAAGGTATGCAGTCTTCCCAGaatcaacggctgctccgctacgtCACCGACGAAACGGAACATTAACTGCGCCTTCTCTGCCTCGACGCTTCTGTCGTGGAGATTAAGATAAAGCGAGATGTATTCTTTATTCTCCAACTTGTCGCCGTTGGGGTAGTAGCGAATGCGCCAGCAACGGCCGCCCACCGAGAACGGGAGGGACGCGATGGACTCTCCTGTGGGGGTCTCCATGGTCCTGGAGTAGCCATCGATCCTGAGGATGTGGTACCCACTCGCGACTTTGGCGACGATGGTGGAGGCAGACCAC
It contains:
- the LOC100282139 gene encoding BTB/POZ and MATH domain-containing protein 1, which gives rise to MSSRAGGGKPLWSASTIVAKVASGYHILRIDGYSRTMETPTGESIASLPFSVGGRCWRIRYYPNGDKLENKEYISLYLNLHDRSVEAEKAQLMFRFVGDVAEQPLILGRLHTFEKQGWGYAKFIKRKDLEESKHLVDDSFSIRCDVAVRFNDVRVEKAPEAAAAAAMISVQPSDLHQHLGSLLLTQKGADVVFDVAGETFAAHRCVLAARSPVFTAELFGAMKEGHTGGVVRIEDMEPRAFKALLYFLYTDLLFPKTMATTMNQSEDGDVGGDDEDVLCQHLLVAADKYNLERLKSLCEKKLSECIHVGTVAIILTLAEQHRCPGLKKVCLHFLRSPANLRAVASSDAFKHLSSSCPSVMVELVAMLGNSA